The following are encoded together in the Kwoniella newhampshirensis strain CBS 13917 chromosome 7, whole genome shotgun sequence genome:
- a CDS encoding holo-[acyl-carrier-protein] synthase — translation MIVGIGIDILSLARFRAIIIRRGADKVARRICTDGEYDLFRAIEVPKGDEQEGLLDRRLRFLSSRWTLKEASYKSLASHLPTLPTWKSLEVTHLPSGQPILRPTDRTITERYSLMGSLSHDAGVVVGVVIAQQTSK, via the exons ATGATTGTCGGAATAGGTATCGATATCCTTTCCCTCGCTCGATTCCGAGCGATCATAATTCGACGAGGAGCGGATAAAGTGGCCAGGCGAATATGCACAGATGGGGAATATGATCTGTTCCGAGCTATTGAGGTTCCCAAGGGCGATGAGCAAGAGGGTCTGTTAGATCGCAGGTTGAGGTTTCTCtcttcgag ATGGACCCTCAAAGAAGCATCCTACAAGTCCCTCGCCTCACACCTCCCCACATTGCCCACCTGGAAATCGCTCGAGGTcacccatcttccctccgGTCAACCGATCTTACGACCAACCGACAGGACAATCACAGAGAGATACAGTCTCATGGGCAGTCTGTCGCACGACGCaggggtggtggtgggagtTGTTATTGCTCAGCAGACGAGCAAATAG